Proteins encoded within one genomic window of Esox lucius isolate fEsoLuc1 chromosome 12, fEsoLuc1.pri, whole genome shotgun sequence:
- the tmem81 gene encoding transmembrane protein 81 isoform X1, whose translation MDFRGLCLSVCLLCWSLVLPPRCLSGQDPMSAAELEGLKAVPAEVIVRNSPCSATCGLGVRAQERCPLRQGKVRKGKDCYVRTVSCMESWQCGLQDVTVSAGQHLDLDCLGEVMEAMGRFSFRVSWLYARGVVTTDDSLLRRWDAPSLARLVLDPVREEDAGTYRCDVQDIAYRRVKRLYLGVKVLPREALSLNFPSALANWDRRDHSSHGNITVVKDGEDLYDSTAVKDIVLISLGVAGVTAGLVFLGFCRKSHGVRHCLNGSPPPPRN comes from the exons ATGGACTTCCGcggtctatgtctgtctgtctgtctcctctgctGGTCCCTGGTCCTCCCCCCCCGCTGCCTGTCAGGTCAGGACCCCATGTCTGCTGCTGAACTGGAAGGCCTGAAAGCCGTGCCAGCAGAAGTCATCGTCCGCAATTCCCCCTGCAGCGCCACCTGTGGCCTGGGCGTCCGCGCCCAGGAGAGATGTCCGCTGAGACAAGGGAAGGTCCGCAAGGGGAAGGACTGCTACGTCCGGACGGTCAGCTGCATGGAGTCTTGGCAATGTGGTCTTCAG GACGTTACGGTGTCGGCCGGTCAGCATTTGGACCTGGACTGCCTGGGCGAGGTGATGGAAGCCATGGGCCGCTTCTCCTTCCGGGTGTCGTGGCTCTACGCCCGGGGGGTGGTGACCACGGACGACTCTCTGCTGAGGCGCTGGGACGCTCCCAGCCTGGCCCGGCTGGTCCTGGACCCG GTGAGGGAGGAGGATGCCGGGACGTACCGCTGTGATGTTCAGGACATCGCTTACCGCAGAGTCAAGCGACTATATCTGGGAGTGAAG GTGCTCCCACGGGAGGCGTTGAGCTTGAACTTCCCCTCCGCTTTGGCTAACTGGGATCGGAGAGACCACAGTTCCCATGGTAACATCACCGTGGTGAAAGATGGCGAGGACCTGTATGATAGCACAGCAGTCAAGGATATCGTATTAATCAGCCTCGGGGTCGCAGGGGTAACAGCGGGACTTGTCTTCCTGG GTTTTTGCAGGAAGAGCCATGGTGTTAGGCATTGCCTCAATGGTTCCCCACCACCTCCACGTAACTGA
- the tmem81 gene encoding transmembrane protein 81 isoform X2, producing the protein MDFRGLCLSVCLLCWSLVLPPRCLSGQDPMSAAELEGLKAVPAEVIVRNSPCSATCGLGVRAQERCPLRQGKVRKGKDCYVRTVSCMESWQCGLQDVTVSAGQHLDLDCLGEVMEAMGRFSFRVSWLYARGVVTTDDSLLRRWDAPSLARLVLDPVREEDAGTYRCDVQDIAYRRVKRLYLGVKVLPREALSLNFPSALANWDRRDHSSHGFCRKSHGVRHCLNGSPPPPRN; encoded by the exons ATGGACTTCCGcggtctatgtctgtctgtctgtctcctctgctGGTCCCTGGTCCTCCCCCCCCGCTGCCTGTCAGGTCAGGACCCCATGTCTGCTGCTGAACTGGAAGGCCTGAAAGCCGTGCCAGCAGAAGTCATCGTCCGCAATTCCCCCTGCAGCGCCACCTGTGGCCTGGGCGTCCGCGCCCAGGAGAGATGTCCGCTGAGACAAGGGAAGGTCCGCAAGGGGAAGGACTGCTACGTCCGGACGGTCAGCTGCATGGAGTCTTGGCAATGTGGTCTTCAG GACGTTACGGTGTCGGCCGGTCAGCATTTGGACCTGGACTGCCTGGGCGAGGTGATGGAAGCCATGGGCCGCTTCTCCTTCCGGGTGTCGTGGCTCTACGCCCGGGGGGTGGTGACCACGGACGACTCTCTGCTGAGGCGCTGGGACGCTCCCAGCCTGGCCCGGCTGGTCCTGGACCCG GTGAGGGAGGAGGATGCCGGGACGTACCGCTGTGATGTTCAGGACATCGCTTACCGCAGAGTCAAGCGACTATATCTGGGAGTGAAG GTGCTCCCACGGGAGGCGTTGAGCTTGAACTTCCCCTCCGCTTTGGCTAACTGGGATCGGAGAGACCACAGTTCCCATG GTTTTTGCAGGAAGAGCCATGGTGTTAGGCATTGCCTCAATGGTTCCCCACCACCTCCACGTAACTGA